One Peterkaempfera bronchialis DNA window includes the following coding sequences:
- a CDS encoding catalase yields MAVGPETTGSGAGREDEKDRQLEEFRDPPKPSLTTDQGVRVDDTDNALRAGDRGPTLLEDFHFREKVTHFDHERIPERVVHARGSGAYGFFEPYASLAEYTCADFLQEAGRRTPVFVRFSTVQGPRGSADTVRDVRGFATKFYTRHGNYDLVGNNFPVFFIQDAIKFPDFVHAVKMEPQNEMPTGASAHDTFWDFCGLQPETTHMLMWLMSDRAIPRSFRMMQGFGVHTFRFVNAEGRGTLVKFHWKPRLGVASLVWDEAQIAAGRDPDFNRRDLWEAIAAGDYPEWELGVQLVPEEDEFAFDFDLLDSTKIIPEEQVPVRPIGRMVLDRNPQNFFAETEQVAFHTANIVPGIDFTNDPLLQGRNFSYLDTQLIRLGGPNFSQLPVNRPVAEVSSNHRDGYGQQVIQSGTSYFPNSLGGGCPAHAGAGADLAAGVFTHYQRRVDGDAIRRRSDSFQDHYSQATLFWNSMSDWERQHIVAAFRFELGKVENVPVRERMVENLNHVDHGLATAVAEGIGVTPPAKPAGGGHNAASPALSQANLLAGDPATRKVAVLAADGVDAGQVAAVREGLAARGVRVEVLAPRDGSVRAADGSAFAVDRALPTMASVLYDAVVVAGGDESAAALSAEPDALRFVTEAYRHGKPVGGLGAGVRLLGPGADRGASPSGEVASERGVVTAGGDASCAGRFAEAFAEALAQHRFPDRPALLR; encoded by the coding sequence ATGGCCGTAGGGCCGGAGACCACGGGTAGCGGCGCTGGGCGGGAGGACGAGAAGGACCGGCAGTTGGAGGAGTTCCGCGACCCTCCGAAGCCGTCGCTGACGACCGACCAGGGTGTCCGCGTCGATGACACCGACAATGCGCTACGGGCCGGCGACCGGGGGCCGACGCTGCTGGAGGACTTCCACTTCCGGGAGAAGGTCACCCACTTCGACCATGAGCGGATCCCGGAGCGGGTGGTGCACGCCCGGGGGTCGGGCGCGTACGGGTTCTTCGAGCCGTATGCGTCGCTGGCGGAGTACACCTGCGCCGACTTCCTCCAGGAGGCGGGGCGGCGCACTCCGGTCTTTGTGCGGTTCTCGACCGTGCAGGGGCCGCGCGGGTCGGCGGACACGGTGCGGGACGTACGCGGCTTCGCGACCAAGTTCTACACCCGGCACGGCAACTACGACCTGGTGGGCAACAACTTCCCGGTCTTCTTCATCCAGGACGCCATCAAGTTCCCGGACTTCGTGCACGCGGTGAAGATGGAGCCGCAGAACGAGATGCCCACCGGGGCGTCGGCGCATGACACCTTCTGGGACTTCTGCGGGCTCCAGCCGGAGACCACCCACATGCTGATGTGGCTGATGTCGGACCGGGCGATCCCCCGCAGCTTCCGGATGATGCAGGGCTTCGGTGTGCACACCTTCCGCTTCGTCAACGCGGAGGGGCGCGGCACCCTGGTGAAGTTCCACTGGAAGCCCCGGCTCGGTGTGGCGTCGCTGGTGTGGGACGAGGCGCAGATCGCGGCGGGCCGCGACCCGGACTTCAACCGCCGCGACCTGTGGGAGGCCATCGCGGCGGGCGACTACCCGGAGTGGGAGCTGGGGGTGCAACTGGTGCCGGAGGAGGACGAGTTCGCGTTCGACTTCGACCTGCTGGACTCCACCAAGATCATCCCGGAGGAGCAGGTGCCGGTACGGCCGATCGGCCGGATGGTGCTGGACCGCAACCCGCAGAACTTCTTCGCCGAGACCGAGCAGGTGGCCTTCCACACCGCCAACATCGTGCCCGGCATCGACTTCACCAACGACCCGCTGCTGCAAGGCCGCAACTTCTCCTACCTGGACACCCAGCTGATCCGGCTGGGCGGCCCCAACTTCTCGCAGCTGCCGGTCAACCGGCCGGTCGCCGAGGTGAGCAGCAACCACCGCGACGGCTACGGCCAGCAGGTGATCCAGTCGGGCACCAGCTACTTCCCCAACTCGCTGGGCGGCGGCTGCCCGGCGCACGCCGGGGCTGGCGCCGACCTCGCGGCGGGCGTCTTCACCCACTACCAGCGGCGGGTGGACGGCGACGCGATCCGCCGCCGCAGCGACTCCTTCCAGGACCACTACAGCCAGGCCACGCTCTTCTGGAACAGCATGTCGGACTGGGAGCGGCAGCACATCGTGGCGGCGTTCCGGTTCGAGCTGGGCAAGGTGGAGAACGTGCCCGTACGCGAGCGCATGGTGGAGAACCTCAACCACGTCGACCACGGTCTGGCCACCGCCGTCGCCGAGGGCATCGGCGTCACCCCGCCCGCGAAGCCGGCCGGGGGCGGCCACAACGCCGCCTCCCCCGCGCTCAGCCAGGCCAATCTGCTGGCCGGCGACCCGGCGACCCGCAAGGTGGCGGTGCTGGCTGCCGACGGCGTGGACGCCGGGCAGGTCGCGGCGGTCCGGGAGGGACTGGCCGCGCGGGGCGTACGGGTCGAGGTGCTGGCGCCCCGGGACGGCTCGGTGCGCGCTGCGGACGGGTCCGCCTTCGCCGTGGACCGGGCGCTGCCGACCATGGCCTCGGTGCTGTACGACGCGGTCGTGGTGGCCGGTGGCGACGAGTCGGCGGCGGCGCTCTCGGCGGAGCCGGACGCGCTGCGCTTTGTCACCGAGGCGTACCGGCACGGCAAGCCGGTCGGCGGGCTCGGCGCGGGCGTGCGGTTGCTGGGCCCCGGGGCGGACCGGGGCGCTTCCCCGTCCGGGGAGGTCGCCTCGGAGCGCGGGGTGGTGACGGCGGGCGGCGATGCGTCCTGCGCGGGGCGGTTTGCGGAGGCGTTCGCGGAGGCGCTGGCCCAGCACCGCTTCCCCGACCGGCCGGCCCTGCTCCGGTGA
- a CDS encoding DUF2795 domain-containing protein has translation MAEISPIDVQKALSGVDYPCDRDQLAKRATDNGADKRLVERIRKLDTKTFQNPAEVSKALFKHA, from the coding sequence ATGGCCGAGATCAGCCCCATCGACGTGCAGAAGGCCCTGTCCGGCGTCGACTACCCCTGCGATCGCGACCAGCTCGCCAAGCGCGCCACCGACAACGGCGCCGACAAGCGGCTGGTCGAGCGCATCCGCAAGCTCGACACCAAGACCTTCCAGAACCCCGCCGAGGTCAGCAAGGCCCTCTTCAAGCACGCCTGA
- a CDS encoding NAD-dependent epimerase/dehydratase family protein, protein MNTTAGRWRRAVVTGGAGFVGSHLCTALLDRGTQVVCVDDFSTGTPDNVAHLARRDGFTVLRADICRPFDVDGRIDLVLHFASPASPADYQRLPLHTLDTGSLGTRNALALARTHKARFILASTSEVYGDPLQHPQSEGYWGNVNPVGPRSVYDEAKRFAEALTTADAAVRGTNAAIVRLFNTYGPRMRARDGRAVPTFIRQALAGEPITVTGDGSQTRSLTYIDDTVRGVLALAAADLAGPVNIGNPYELTMVDLARLIIALTGSTSELRYIERPTDDPAVRRPDVALARDKLQWEPLTDPEEGLRRTITWCRANPES, encoded by the coding sequence ATGAACACCACCGCCGGCCGCTGGAGGCGGGCCGTGGTCACCGGCGGAGCCGGCTTCGTCGGCTCCCACCTGTGCACCGCGCTGCTCGACCGAGGCACCCAGGTCGTCTGTGTCGACGACTTCTCCACCGGCACCCCCGACAATGTCGCCCACCTCGCCCGCCGGGACGGCTTCACCGTGCTGCGGGCCGACATCTGCCGACCCTTCGACGTGGACGGCCGCATCGACCTGGTGCTGCACTTCGCCTCCCCGGCCTCGCCCGCCGACTACCAGCGGCTGCCGCTGCACACCCTGGACACCGGCAGCCTCGGCACCCGCAACGCGCTGGCGCTGGCCCGCACCCACAAGGCCCGCTTCATCCTCGCCTCCACCTCCGAGGTCTACGGCGACCCGCTCCAGCACCCGCAGAGCGAGGGCTACTGGGGCAACGTCAACCCGGTCGGCCCGCGCAGCGTCTACGACGAGGCCAAGCGGTTCGCCGAGGCGCTCACCACCGCCGATGCGGCCGTCCGGGGGACCAACGCCGCCATCGTCCGCCTCTTCAACACCTACGGCCCCCGGATGCGCGCCCGCGATGGCCGGGCCGTCCCCACCTTCATCCGGCAGGCCCTGGCCGGGGAGCCGATCACGGTCACCGGCGACGGCAGCCAGACCCGCTCCCTCACCTATATCGACGACACCGTGCGCGGCGTCCTCGCGCTGGCCGCAGCCGACCTCGCCGGGCCGGTGAACATCGGCAACCCCTATGAGCTGACCATGGTCGACCTCGCCCGGCTGATCATCGCGCTCACCGGCTCGACCTCGGAGCTGCGGTACATCGAGCGCCCTACCGACGACCCCGCCGTACGCCGCCCCGATGTCGCCCTCGCCAGGGACAAGCTCCAGTGGGAGCCGCTCACCGACCCCGAGGAGGGGCTGCGCCGCACCATCACCTGGTGCCGCGCCAACCCCGAGAGCTGA
- a CDS encoding carbamoyltransferase family protein: MRILGINALFHDPAAALVIDGRTVAAAEEERFSRRKHGKRPVPFSAWELPEQAAAWCLAQAGLRPQDLDAVAYSFDPDLARPADTLGLDDPWDHLRLDYARQAPYFLAAALPGLDPAAVHFVPHHLAHAASATHAAPDAETCSALVLDGRGEAASHLAARRVHDRLEPLYAQQLPHSLGLVYEELTEHLGFLRSSDEYKVMALASHGTPRLLPELRRHVYSTGDGGFHAVRVPWAELARPRRPAEAWTQDHADLAASAQHCLEEVLLDLVRWLHGRTGDRLLAMAGGVALNCVANSRIAREGPFDRVWVQPAAGDAGTALGGALHLAATGGDRPAPMPGADLGRGWSDAELEAWLKTAGVPYDRPADIAAEVAEALAADRIVAWFQGRAEYGPRALGHRSLLAHPGHSGNLERLNDVKGREQFRPVAPMVTAERAAGIFDGPLPSPYMLFVHRVAPQWRDRIPAVVHVDGTARIQTVDRAAEPLVARMLDRFEQLTGLPVVVNTSLNTAGRPMVDDPRDALECFGSAPVDLLALGPFAVRRNRMFAGGSDPHGSDPHGSDPHGTDPHGTDPQEAA; encoded by the coding sequence ATGCGCATCCTCGGCATCAACGCCCTCTTCCACGACCCGGCGGCGGCCCTGGTCATCGACGGCCGCACCGTCGCCGCGGCCGAGGAGGAGCGGTTCTCCCGGCGCAAGCACGGCAAGCGCCCGGTCCCCTTCTCCGCCTGGGAACTCCCCGAACAGGCCGCCGCCTGGTGCCTCGCCCAGGCCGGGCTGCGCCCCCAGGACCTCGACGCCGTCGCCTACTCCTTCGACCCCGACCTGGCCCGACCCGCCGACACCCTCGGCCTGGACGACCCCTGGGACCACCTGCGCCTCGACTACGCCCGGCAGGCCCCGTACTTCCTCGCCGCCGCCCTGCCCGGCCTGGACCCCGCCGCCGTGCACTTCGTCCCCCACCACCTCGCCCACGCCGCCTCCGCCACCCACGCCGCCCCCGACGCCGAGACCTGTTCAGCGCTGGTCCTCGACGGGCGCGGCGAGGCCGCCTCCCACCTCGCCGCCCGGCGCGTCCACGACCGCCTGGAACCCCTGTACGCCCAGCAGTTGCCGCACTCCCTCGGCCTGGTCTACGAGGAACTCACCGAACACCTGGGCTTTCTGCGCTCCTCCGACGAGTACAAGGTCATGGCGCTGGCCTCGCACGGCACCCCGAGGCTGCTCCCCGAACTGCGCCGCCATGTGTACTCCACCGGCGACGGCGGCTTCCACGCGGTCCGGGTGCCCTGGGCGGAGCTGGCCCGCCCGCGCAGGCCCGCCGAAGCCTGGACCCAGGACCACGCCGACCTGGCCGCCAGTGCCCAGCACTGCCTGGAGGAGGTGCTGCTGGACCTGGTCCGCTGGCTGCACGGCCGCACCGGAGACCGGCTGCTCGCCATGGCCGGGGGAGTGGCGCTCAACTGCGTCGCCAACTCGCGTATCGCCCGGGAGGGCCCCTTCGACCGGGTCTGGGTGCAGCCGGCCGCCGGGGACGCCGGAACCGCCCTCGGCGGCGCCCTCCATCTGGCCGCCACCGGCGGCGACCGGCCCGCGCCGATGCCCGGCGCCGACCTGGGCCGAGGCTGGTCGGACGCCGAACTGGAGGCATGGCTGAAGACCGCCGGGGTCCCCTACGACCGCCCCGCCGACATCGCCGCCGAGGTGGCCGAGGCGCTGGCCGCCGACCGGATCGTGGCCTGGTTCCAGGGCCGCGCCGAGTACGGGCCCCGTGCGCTCGGCCACCGCTCGCTGCTCGCCCACCCGGGGCACTCCGGCAACCTGGAGCGGCTCAATGACGTCAAGGGCCGCGAGCAGTTCCGGCCGGTCGCGCCGATGGTGACGGCCGAACGGGCGGCCGGGATCTTCGACGGGCCGCTGCCCAGTCCGTACATGCTCTTCGTCCACCGGGTCGCCCCCCAGTGGCGCGACCGCATCCCGGCCGTGGTCCATGTCGACGGCACCGCCCGCATCCAGACCGTCGACCGGGCCGCCGAACCACTGGTCGCCCGGATGCTGGACCGCTTCGAGCAGCTGACCGGGCTGCCCGTGGTCGTCAACACCAGCCTCAACACCGCCGGTCGGCCCATGGTGGACGATCCGCGCGACGCCCTGGAGTGCTTCGGCTCCGCCCCCGTGGACCTGCTCGCGCTGGGACCCTTCGCGGTCCGGCGCAACCGGATGTTCGCCGGCGGCAGCGACCCTCACGGCAGCGACCCTCACGGCAGCGACCCTCACGGCACCGACCCTCACGGCACCGACCCCCAGGAGGCGGCATGA
- a CDS encoding glycosyltransferase family 2 protein, whose protein sequence is MIGTGYSVVIPTLGRPSLTACLHALAACSGPPPRRVVLVDDRPLDDCRPLPVAVPEALRGRVLTLAGCGNGPAAARNIGWRSTEEPWVAFLDDDVLPGPTWAADLTADLRAAGPQVGAVQGRIRVPLPEDRRPTDGERGTAGLATALWITADMAYRRAALESVGGFDERFRRAFREDADLALRTLDAGWTISMGRRRTTHPVRPADRLASVRAQAGNADDALMTRLHGRDWWTRAQAPRGRLRSHLAVTAAALAALGCAAARRRTPALLFAGAWALGTAQFAATRILPGPRTADEVATMAATSVLIPPVASLHWLRGRVRYRAARPWPAGSDGAPAEAAPALRHTV, encoded by the coding sequence ATGATCGGCACCGGCTACTCGGTGGTCATCCCCACCCTTGGCCGCCCCAGCCTCACCGCCTGCCTGCACGCCCTGGCGGCCTGTTCGGGTCCGCCGCCCCGGCGGGTCGTCCTGGTGGACGACCGGCCGCTGGACGACTGCCGGCCGCTGCCGGTCGCCGTACCCGAGGCGCTGCGCGGCCGGGTGCTCACCCTGGCCGGCTGCGGCAACGGCCCCGCCGCCGCCCGCAACATCGGCTGGCGCAGCACCGAGGAACCCTGGGTGGCCTTCCTGGACGACGACGTCCTGCCGGGCCCCACCTGGGCCGCCGACCTCACCGCCGACCTGCGGGCCGCCGGGCCGCAGGTCGGCGCCGTACAGGGCCGCATCCGGGTCCCGCTGCCCGAGGACCGCCGCCCCACCGACGGGGAACGCGGCACCGCCGGTCTGGCCACCGCCCTCTGGATCACCGCCGACATGGCCTACCGGCGGGCCGCCCTGGAGTCGGTCGGCGGCTTCGACGAGCGCTTCCGCCGCGCGTTCCGCGAGGACGCCGACCTGGCGCTGCGCACCCTGGACGCCGGCTGGACGATCAGCATGGGCCGCCGCCGCACCACCCACCCCGTACGGCCCGCCGACCGGCTCGCCTCGGTACGCGCCCAGGCAGGCAACGCCGATGACGCGCTGATGACCCGGCTGCACGGCCGCGACTGGTGGACCCGCGCCCAGGCCCCGCGCGGGCGGCTCCGCAGCCATCTGGCCGTCACCGCCGCCGCCCTCGCCGCCCTCGGCTGCGCCGCCGCCCGCCGCCGGACCCCCGCCCTGCTCTTCGCCGGGGCGTGGGCGCTGGGCACCGCCCAGTTCGCGGCCACCCGGATCCTGCCGGGCCCGCGCACTGCGGACGAGGTCGCCACCATGGCCGCGACCAGCGTCCTCATCCCGCCCGTGGCGTCACTCCATTGGCTGCGCGGCCGGGTCCGGTACCGCGCCGCCCGGCCCTGGCCCGCAGGCTCGGACGGTGCCCCGGCGGAGGCCGCACCGGCGCTGCGGCACACGGTCTGA
- a CDS encoding SigB/SigF/SigG family RNA polymerase sigma factor — MPRPGPGPARPSPRSDGLPPTWAEDRSPDDLPHRLEQLARLPAGPERDRLREQVISSLMPMARRLARRFRNRGESDDDLVQVASVGLVKAVDRYDPAQGHAFESFAVPTIVGELKRHFRDHAWDLHVPRRVQEARNQVRRAQQELLQPLGGRSPTVAEVADYTGLPEEDVILGLEAYQAYAAVSLDAPVPGLEVGSLADTMGSEDRYLDLVVDRISLRPLLEGLPERERRILFLRFFRSMTQHQIADVVGVSQMHVSRLIARSCATLRSGMLAGI; from the coding sequence ATGCCCCGTCCCGGGCCCGGTCCCGCCCGCCCCAGCCCCCGCTCCGACGGTCTTCCCCCCACCTGGGCGGAGGACCGTTCGCCGGACGACCTGCCGCACCGCCTGGAGCAGCTCGCCCGCCTCCCGGCAGGACCCGAGCGCGACCGGCTGCGCGAGCAGGTCATCTCGTCCCTGATGCCGATGGCCCGCCGGCTGGCCCGCCGCTTCCGCAACCGAGGCGAGAGCGACGACGACCTGGTCCAGGTCGCCTCGGTGGGCCTGGTGAAGGCCGTGGACCGCTACGACCCGGCGCAGGGCCACGCCTTCGAGTCCTTCGCGGTGCCGACCATCGTGGGAGAGCTCAAACGGCACTTCCGCGACCACGCCTGGGACCTCCATGTGCCCCGCCGGGTGCAGGAGGCGCGCAACCAGGTGCGCCGGGCCCAGCAGGAACTGCTCCAGCCGCTGGGCGGACGCAGCCCCACCGTCGCCGAGGTGGCCGACTACACCGGGCTGCCCGAGGAGGACGTGATCCTCGGCCTGGAGGCGTACCAGGCGTACGCGGCCGTCTCCCTGGACGCGCCGGTGCCGGGCCTGGAGGTCGGCTCGCTCGCCGACACCATGGGCAGCGAGGACCGCTACCTCGACCTGGTCGTCGACCGGATCTCGCTCCGGCCGCTGCTGGAAGGGCTGCCGGAGCGCGAACGGCGCATCCTCTTCCTCCGCTTCTTCCGCAGCATGACCCAGCACCAGATAGCCGACGTGGTCGGCGTCTCGCAGATGCATGTCTCCCGGCTGATCGCCCGCTCCTGCGCCACGCTGCGCAGCGGCATGCTCGCCGGTATCTGA
- a CDS encoding D-glycero-alpha-D-manno-heptose-1,7-bisphosphate 7-phosphatase: MFRSASRGNSPAMPSTTAPWDDAVPEPWLFPAAASPVRRRPGNRSRPDAILFDRDGTLVVDVPYNGDPGRVRAVPRARTALAELRALGIPLGVVSNQSGVARGVLTRQQLTAVQDRVEALLGPFQVWAVCPHGPEDGCGCRKPAPGLIHAACRRLGADPARTVVIGDIGADLEAASAAGARGILVPAPQTRAEEIAHAPEVAPDLPTAIHLALHHPPTLPPHPTPPAPPP, from the coding sequence ATGTTTCGTAGCGCCTCCCGGGGCAACTCGCCCGCCATGCCCTCCACGACCGCCCCATGGGACGACGCAGTCCCGGAGCCCTGGCTCTTCCCCGCCGCCGCGTCCCCCGTACGGCGGCGTCCCGGGAACCGCTCCCGACCGGACGCGATCCTCTTCGACCGGGACGGCACCCTGGTCGTGGACGTCCCCTACAACGGCGACCCGGGGCGGGTGCGCGCCGTCCCCCGGGCCCGCACCGCCCTCGCCGAACTGCGGGCCCTGGGCATCCCGCTGGGCGTGGTCAGCAACCAGTCAGGGGTGGCCCGTGGAGTGCTGACCCGGCAGCAGCTGACCGCCGTACAGGACCGGGTGGAGGCGCTGCTCGGGCCCTTCCAGGTGTGGGCCGTCTGCCCGCATGGGCCCGAGGACGGCTGCGGCTGCCGCAAACCCGCCCCCGGCCTGATCCACGCCGCCTGCCGCCGACTCGGCGCCGACCCGGCCCGCACCGTGGTCATCGGCGACATCGGCGCCGACCTGGAGGCCGCCTCCGCCGCCGGCGCCCGGGGCATCCTGGTACCCGCCCCGCAGACCCGGGCCGAGGAGATCGCCCACGCCCCCGAGGTCGCCCCCGACCTCCCCACCGCCATCCACCTGGCCCTCCACCACCCCCCAACCCTCCCGCCCCACCCCACACCCCCTGCACCGCCCCCCTGA